In Pseudobacteroides sp., one DNA window encodes the following:
- a CDS encoding virulence-associated E family protein: MLNYDRQIKISSAGSRKATLWPAQSLYWSELVERLKTPTRGVESLLEYLRLPKSRQDELKDVGGFVGGTLKDNRRKVTNVLGRDIVTLDLDNIQSGETNTILLRLESLGCGYAVYSTRKHEPIKPRLRILVPLDRTATADEYKPLARKLASWIGIEMCDPSTFETHRLMYWPSCCSDSQYVYQVGDKPFLSVDGVLAQYADWRNVSEWPQVPGVQAEHVKLAQRQGDPLTKAGVVGAFCRVYDVYSAIETFLPGIYTTCDNLEDRLTFTGGSTVGGAIIYENGNFLYSHHATDPAGSKLCNAFDLVRLHKFGHMDDDVKPDTPVNKMPSYTAMCEFAVSDSQVSTLLNQERYEKATAEFSGLVVENANWIARLQVSPTTGAVAKTTDNVLIILENDPLIKNKLAFDEFSNRALVFGSLPWDPRHEHRVWSDNDDRGIRWYVEKTYGITSSTKIDDALGLCVHKNSFNAVNTYLTRLEWDRVKRLDTLLSDYLGAKDSIYTRAVSRKSLVAAVARAMAPGCKYDTMPIFSGPQGIGKSTFLRLLGKNWFSDSLQTFEGKEASEMIQGTWINEIGELNGLSRSETNAVKQFMSRVEDIYREPFGKRTNPYPRRCVFFGTTNDSEFLKDSTGNRRFWPVDVGEYKAIKNVWSDLPEEVDQIWAEAFCYWQMGETLYLKGEAETEAKIQQEIHQVSNAKEGIVQEFVDRPVPPDWDKRGLAERRLYWSGEFGRVQCETVARDRICALEIWCECLGGDIKHMKRSDAIEINAILSKLKGWIKYNNVYRFGCYGMQKGFVKL, from the coding sequence ATGCTTAATTATGACAGACAAATAAAAATTTCATCGGCAGGATCACGAAAAGCAACCTTATGGCCAGCACAATCACTGTATTGGTCGGAGTTGGTGGAACGGCTTAAAACACCTACACGCGGAGTTGAGTCTTTGCTTGAATATCTTAGGTTACCTAAGTCACGTCAAGACGAATTAAAGGACGTAGGCGGTTTCGTGGGCGGTACTCTTAAGGATAACAGGCGTAAGGTCACTAATGTATTAGGCCGTGACATTGTTACCCTGGACCTTGACAACATACAGTCAGGTGAGACTAATACGATATTACTCCGCTTAGAGTCTTTAGGTTGCGGCTATGCGGTGTACAGCACCAGGAAACACGAACCGATTAAGCCAAGGCTTCGCATACTTGTACCATTAGACCGTACAGCGACAGCAGATGAATATAAGCCATTAGCCAGAAAGCTTGCATCATGGATTGGTATAGAAATGTGTGACCCTTCCACTTTTGAGACCCATAGGCTTATGTACTGGCCGTCATGCTGTAGTGATAGCCAGTATGTATATCAGGTAGGTGATAAGCCTTTTCTATCAGTTGATGGTGTTCTGGCTCAATACGCTGACTGGCGTAATGTATCAGAGTGGCCGCAAGTGCCAGGCGTGCAGGCTGAACATGTAAAGCTGGCACAGAGGCAGGGCGATCCGTTAACCAAAGCGGGCGTTGTTGGTGCTTTCTGCAGAGTGTACGACGTATACAGTGCAATAGAGACTTTTTTACCTGGTATATACACTACATGTGATAACCTGGAAGACAGATTGACATTTACAGGTGGCTCGACTGTAGGTGGGGCGATTATATATGAAAACGGTAATTTCCTGTATTCCCACCATGCGACAGATCCGGCGGGCAGTAAATTGTGTAATGCTTTCGACCTTGTAAGGCTGCATAAGTTCGGCCATATGGATGACGATGTTAAGCCCGACACACCTGTAAATAAAATGCCGAGCTATACGGCTATGTGTGAATTCGCTGTATCTGATAGCCAGGTGTCAACACTGTTAAATCAGGAACGGTATGAGAAAGCAACAGCAGAATTTTCCGGGTTAGTTGTTGAAAATGCTAACTGGATAGCACGATTACAGGTAAGTCCTACGACCGGAGCAGTGGCCAAAACTACAGATAATGTGTTGATCATATTGGAAAACGATCCTCTAATTAAAAACAAATTGGCTTTCGATGAATTCTCAAACAGGGCTTTGGTGTTTGGATCACTACCTTGGGATCCCAGGCATGAACACAGGGTTTGGAGCGATAACGACGATAGAGGTATTAGATGGTATGTTGAAAAGACATACGGAATAACAAGCAGTACTAAGATCGATGATGCTTTGGGGCTGTGTGTACATAAGAACTCGTTTAATGCTGTTAACACATATCTCACTAGGCTGGAATGGGACAGAGTGAAAAGGCTCGATACCCTATTAAGTGATTATCTGGGGGCCAAAGACTCCATTTACACAAGAGCGGTTTCAAGAAAATCACTAGTTGCAGCAGTGGCCAGGGCAATGGCCCCTGGATGTAAATATGATACCATGCCAATATTCTCAGGCCCTCAGGGAATCGGGAAAAGTACCTTTTTAAGGCTGTTAGGAAAGAACTGGTTTAGTGATTCACTGCAGACATTTGAGGGCAAAGAAGCAAGCGAAATGATTCAAGGCACATGGATAAATGAAATAGGAGAATTGAACGGGTTAAGTAGATCCGAGACTAATGCAGTTAAGCAATTTATGTCCAGAGTAGAGGATATATACCGTGAGCCTTTCGGTAAACGTACCAACCCATATCCGCGTAGGTGCGTGTTCTTTGGTACTACCAACGACAGTGAATTCTTAAAAGATAGTACCGGTAATAGGAGATTTTGGCCTGTGGATGTAGGCGAATATAAAGCTATTAAGAATGTATGGAGTGATCTTCCGGAAGAAGTGGACCAAATATGGGCAGAGGCTTTTTGTTATTGGCAGATGGGTGAAACATTATATCTTAAAGGTGAAGCAGAAACAGAGGCAAAAATACAGCAGGAAATACACCAAGTTAGTAACGCCAAGGAGGGGATTGTGCAGGAGTTTGTTGATAGGCCTGTGCCCCCGGATTGGGATAAAAGAGGTTTGGCCGAGAGGCGATTATATTGGTCGGGCGAGTTTGGCCGCGTTCAGTGCGAAACCGTGGCACGGGATAGGATATGTGCGTTAGAAATATGGTGTGAATGCCTCGGAGGAGATATAAAGCACATGAAGCGTTCAGATGCTATTGAGATTAATGCAATCCTATCTAAATTAAAAGGGTGGATTAAATACAATAATGTTTATAGATTTGGGTGCTATGGAATGCAAAAAGGATTTGTTAAGCTGTAA
- a CDS encoding DUF4406 domain-containing protein has product MMKIAYIAGPYRAKTKLGIVLNIIRARKVAKKYWKKGYAVICPHSNSALFDGVVPDETFLDGDIEILNRCDVIVAIEGWQRSEGTKNELRFARTNNIPIIYDGE; this is encoded by the coding sequence ATGATGAAAATAGCCTACATAGCGGGGCCGTACAGAGCTAAAACCAAACTTGGAATTGTGCTCAACATTATAAGGGCAAGAAAAGTAGCAAAGAAATACTGGAAAAAAGGCTACGCAGTCATTTGTCCTCATAGTAATTCAGCTTTATTTGATGGCGTAGTTCCTGACGAAACTTTCCTTGATGGCGATATAGAAATACTTAATCGGTGCGATGTAATAGTGGCTATAGAAGGTTGGCAGAGATCAGAAGGTACAAAGAACGAATTAAGGTTTGCTAGGACCAACAACATTCCAATAATTTACGATGGGGAATGA
- a CDS encoding DNA-methyltransferase, with protein sequence MQVISQGVTSRYSMYNGDCVEVLKGVPDNSIHYSIFSPPFASLYTYSNSDRDMGNCKSHDEFFDNFIFLVRELYRVIMPGRLLSFHCMNLPTSKERDGVIGITDFRGKLIETFVKEGWIYHSEVCIWKDPVVAMQRTKALGLLHKQLKKDSTMSRQGIPDFVVTMRKPGENPERVTHTDESFPVSMWQRYASPIWTDIKQGDTLQRKSAREEKDERHICPLQLEVIKRCIELWTNPNDIVLSPFAGIGSEIYMAIRMGRRGLGIELKGSYYQQAIGNCFNALLEPTIKDLEDAELPELQEVNGT encoded by the coding sequence TTGCAAGTTATTAGTCAAGGTGTGACAAGTAGATACAGCATGTACAACGGGGATTGTGTTGAGGTCCTTAAAGGTGTTCCGGATAACAGCATACACTATTCAATATTTAGTCCTCCATTTGCTTCATTATATACCTACTCAAACAGTGACAGAGATATGGGAAATTGCAAAAGCCATGATGAATTCTTTGATAACTTTATATTCCTAGTCAGGGAGTTGTACAGAGTTATAATGCCGGGGCGGTTGTTAAGCTTTCACTGTATGAACCTTCCAACCAGTAAAGAGCGAGACGGGGTTATTGGAATAACAGACTTTAGAGGAAAGCTCATAGAAACTTTTGTAAAAGAGGGTTGGATATATCACTCAGAGGTTTGTATCTGGAAAGATCCAGTTGTCGCAATGCAACGAACAAAAGCACTTGGGTTACTACATAAACAGCTTAAGAAAGACAGCACAATGAGCCGCCAGGGTATTCCTGATTTTGTTGTTACAATGCGAAAGCCCGGGGAAAATCCCGAAAGAGTAACACACACAGACGAATCATTCCCGGTTAGCATGTGGCAGCGATACGCATCACCTATTTGGACAGATATTAAACAAGGCGATACACTGCAGAGGAAATCGGCCAGAGAGGAAAAAGACGAACGCCATATATGTCCTCTGCAGCTAGAAGTAATAAAAAGATGCATTGAGTTATGGACCAATCCAAATGATATTGTGCTCAGTCCATTTGCTGGTATCGGATCAGAAATATATATGGCTATCAGGATGGGCCGCAGAGGATTAGGCATAGAGTTAAAAGGCAGCTATTACCAACAGGCTATAGGAAATTGCTTTAATGCATTATTAGAACCAACAATAAAAGACTTGGAAGATGCAGAACTTCCGGAGCTGCAGGAGGTGAATGGCACATGA
- a CDS encoding DEAD/DEAH box helicase, with protein MLYDFQRDIVRWALAKGKAAIFADCGLGKTPMQTEWGYQVHKHTGGNVLLLAPLAVAEQTKREGEKFNIPLNICESQADVKPGVNITNYEKLHNFVASEFVGIILDESSILKHFDSKMRNLIIDNFNQTPYRLACTATPAPNDYMELGNHAEFLGVMTRAEMLAMYFVHDGGGTSKWRLKRHAEDVFWQWMASWSVFINNPDCLGYSGECYNLPPLNIIEHIVDGEEPIQESLSLMERRQARKDSLELRVAKAAEIANSLDGQVLVWCDLNAESEALTKAVDGAVEVCGSDKPKHKSDSMLGFSKGEVKALVTKPSIAGWGMNWQNCSNMIFVGLSDSYEQYYQAVRRCWRFGQNKPVNVHIVISAKEGCVKKNIERKQSDALKMQLAMIEYTKEITKKELQTTKRIDTPYNPKIKMVLPEWEEMRQIASY; from the coding sequence ATGTTGTATGACTTCCAGCGTGATATAGTTCGTTGGGCATTGGCTAAAGGTAAGGCGGCTATATTTGCTGATTGTGGATTAGGTAAAACACCAATGCAAACAGAATGGGGCTATCAGGTACATAAACACACAGGTGGTAATGTTCTCCTTCTTGCACCGCTTGCAGTGGCAGAACAGACAAAGAGAGAAGGAGAAAAATTCAACATACCACTTAACATATGTGAAAGCCAAGCAGACGTCAAACCCGGTGTAAACATTACAAATTATGAAAAACTTCATAACTTCGTGGCCAGTGAATTTGTAGGAATAATCCTGGATGAAAGCTCGATACTAAAGCACTTTGACAGCAAAATGAGAAATCTGATAATTGATAACTTCAATCAAACACCTTATAGGCTTGCTTGTACTGCGACACCTGCACCAAATGACTACATGGAATTAGGCAATCACGCTGAATTCCTTGGAGTAATGACAAGAGCTGAAATGCTGGCCATGTACTTTGTGCATGATGGTGGCGGCACCTCAAAATGGAGATTAAAGCGACATGCAGAGGACGTATTCTGGCAGTGGATGGCCTCCTGGTCCGTGTTTATCAATAACCCTGATTGTTTAGGATACTCGGGAGAATGCTACAACCTTCCGCCACTCAACATTATAGAACATATAGTTGATGGCGAGGAGCCTATACAGGAAAGCTTATCGCTGATGGAACGTAGGCAAGCAAGGAAAGACAGCTTAGAACTACGAGTTGCAAAAGCTGCGGAGATAGCAAACAGCCTAGACGGTCAAGTGCTTGTATGGTGTGATCTCAACGCAGAAAGTGAAGCACTAACCAAAGCCGTAGACGGTGCAGTTGAAGTTTGCGGAAGTGATAAACCGAAGCATAAATCTGATTCGATGCTCGGATTCTCCAAAGGTGAAGTTAAAGCCCTGGTGACAAAACCATCAATAGCTGGCTGGGGTATGAATTGGCAGAACTGCAGCAATATGATATTTGTCGGGCTGTCAGACAGCTATGAACAGTATTATCAAGCTGTTAGGCGTTGTTGGAGGTTTGGCCAGAATAAACCGGTTAATGTGCATATTGTCATAAGTGCAAAAGAGGGGTGTGTAAAAAAAAACATTGAGAGAAAACAGAGCGATGCCCTAAAAATGCAATTGGCCATGATTGAATACACCAAGGAGATAACCAAAAAGGAATTACAAACAACTAAACGGATAGATACACCATACAACCCAAAAATTAAAATGGTGCTTCCGGAATGGGAGGAGATGAGACAAATTGCAAGTTATTAG
- a CDS encoding DNA cytosine methyltransferase, giving the protein MLTHLSLFSGIGGIDLAAEWAGFETVGQCEWADYPTKVLEKHWPNVSRWRDIRELTMESFFARTNRTTVDLISGGFPCQPHSVIGKRLAEKDERHLWPEMLRVIRELNPTWVIGENVNGILSTIHDSVCSDLENCGFEVRTFNIPAIAVGAHHYRYRVFIVCVAKGKSRSQAYKEGNANRGEGQTRPDIGCSYRQTAPGIDWETYKPGVLGMAYGLSSKLDRYKHNERHKCLGNAVVPQQVYPILRAIADILRGDLWITKHS; this is encoded by the coding sequence ATGCTTACTCATTTATCATTATTTTCAGGAATAGGCGGCATCGACTTAGCAGCTGAGTGGGCAGGGTTTGAAACTGTGGGCCAGTGCGAATGGGCGGATTATCCAACCAAAGTATTAGAAAAACACTGGCCAAACGTATCAAGATGGAGGGATATACGTGAGCTTACAATGGAAAGTTTCTTTGCTAGAACTAACAGAACAACGGTTGACCTTATCAGTGGTGGTTTCCCGTGCCAACCTCATAGCGTTATCGGAAAAAGGCTCGCAGAAAAAGACGAAAGGCACTTGTGGCCAGAAATGCTCAGAGTTATCAGAGAGCTCAACCCCACTTGGGTTATTGGCGAAAATGTTAATGGAATCTTATCCACGATACATGATTCAGTTTGCTCCGACTTGGAAAACTGTGGTTTCGAAGTCAGGACATTTAACATACCGGCTATTGCTGTCGGAGCACATCATTACAGATACAGGGTATTTATTGTATGTGTCGCCAAGGGCAAGTCAAGATCACAAGCTTATAAGGAAGGAAACGCCAACAGAGGCGAAGGGCAAACACGGCCGGACATTGGTTGCAGCTATAGGCAAACAGCACCCGGAATTGATTGGGAAACATATAAACCCGGAGTTCTCGGAATGGCTTATGGGCTTTCCTCCAAGTTGGACAGATACAAACACAATGAACGCCATAAATGTTTAGGTAATGCAGTAGTACCGCAGCAAGTTTACCCAATACTTAGGGCAATAGCAGATATATTGAGAGGTGACTTATGGATTACAAAACATTCTTAG
- a CDS encoding DNA polymerase produces MRHLSVDIETYSSVDIKKAGLFKYVQSPDFQILLFAYSVDYGQTQIVDLAQGEIIPNDIVWALQDENFIKHAYNAPFEWYCLNKFYYSPLHQWQCTMFHGLYCGYPAGLAAVGEALGLSQDKKKMGIGSALIKIFCVPCKPTAKNGFRTRTLPHHEPEKWQLFKSYCVRDVVTEMTVDLKLQSFPVPPKEQYLWCLDQIINSGGVMVDQDLIAGSLECNEIITAELLNEAVSISGLENPKSVKQLSEWLTNETGEEIENLQKGTVKKLIDKVDSDTAKRMLEIRQELSKTSVKKYNAMREAVCADSRVRGLLQFYGANRTGRWAGRLVQVQNLPRNYLETLSHARDCVKDKNINALKVIYGNIPDTLSQLIRTAFIPAPGNAFAVADFSAIEARVIAWLAQEQWRLEVFATHGKIYEASASQMFGVPLEKIKKGNPEYDLRQKGKIAELALGYQGGAGALKSMDNKNELNEEELPEIVKRWRAANKRIVDLWYTLENAALQAVKTGQPVGVRGLIFARELDSRNGQDFLTITLPSGRKLFYVKPHLGLNSWGKEAIFYYGLDQDTKKWTQLQTYGGKIVENCIQAIARDCLAESLIRLYAAGYKVVMHVHDECIAEVPEHSEAALEDMIKIMCEPMPWAPDLLLKADGFVTKFYKKE; encoded by the coding sequence ATGAGACACTTATCGGTGGATATTGAGACCTACAGTAGTGTAGATATTAAAAAAGCGGGACTGTTCAAATATGTTCAGTCCCCTGACTTTCAAATACTGCTATTCGCGTATTCGGTTGATTATGGGCAAACACAAATAGTTGACTTAGCACAAGGCGAAATAATACCAAACGATATCGTATGGGCTTTACAAGATGAAAACTTTATCAAGCACGCATACAATGCACCTTTTGAGTGGTACTGCCTTAACAAGTTTTATTACTCTCCGCTGCATCAGTGGCAATGTACTATGTTTCATGGTTTATATTGTGGTTATCCTGCAGGACTTGCAGCAGTTGGAGAGGCGTTAGGACTTTCGCAGGATAAGAAAAAAATGGGCATAGGCTCAGCACTAATAAAAATATTCTGTGTACCATGCAAGCCTACAGCTAAAAACGGCTTTAGAACCAGGACACTGCCGCACCATGAACCGGAGAAATGGCAGTTATTTAAAAGCTATTGTGTGCGAGATGTTGTTACAGAAATGACAGTCGATTTAAAATTACAGAGTTTTCCCGTGCCGCCTAAAGAACAATATCTATGGTGCTTAGATCAAATCATTAATAGTGGCGGCGTTATGGTAGATCAAGACCTAATTGCAGGATCACTGGAATGTAATGAAATAATAACGGCTGAATTACTAAATGAAGCAGTAAGTATATCCGGGCTTGAAAATCCTAAAAGTGTAAAGCAGTTATCTGAATGGCTGACTAATGAAACAGGCGAAGAAATTGAAAACCTTCAAAAAGGAACGGTTAAGAAGCTTATTGATAAGGTAGACAGTGACACAGCAAAAAGAATGTTGGAGATCCGTCAAGAGTTATCCAAGACAAGTGTTAAAAAGTACAATGCAATGCGTGAAGCTGTTTGTGCTGATAGTAGGGTTAGAGGGTTGTTACAGTTCTACGGTGCAAATAGAACAGGCCGCTGGGCTGGAAGGTTGGTCCAGGTGCAAAACCTACCCCGTAATTACTTAGAAACTTTATCGCATGCAAGGGATTGTGTAAAAGACAAAAATATTAATGCACTCAAAGTTATATACGGCAATATACCCGACACACTGTCCCAGCTAATAAGAACTGCTTTCATTCCTGCACCTGGTAACGCGTTCGCCGTTGCTGACTTTTCGGCCATTGAGGCTAGAGTAATAGCCTGGTTAGCTCAAGAACAATGGCGGCTTGAAGTATTTGCAACACATGGCAAGATATATGAGGCCAGTGCTAGTCAAATGTTTGGCGTACCGCTTGAAAAGATCAAAAAGGGTAATCCTGAATATGATCTTAGGCAAAAAGGTAAAATTGCGGAGCTTGCACTTGGGTATCAAGGCGGGGCAGGTGCTTTAAAATCAATGGATAACAAAAATGAACTAAATGAAGAAGAGCTTCCGGAGATAGTTAAACGGTGGAGAGCTGCAAACAAAAGAATCGTTGACCTATGGTATACCTTAGAAAATGCAGCACTGCAAGCGGTTAAAACAGGCCAGCCGGTGGGTGTAAGAGGTTTAATATTTGCAAGAGAGCTAGACAGTAGAAACGGTCAGGACTTTTTAACTATAACTTTGCCTAGTGGTAGAAAGCTATTCTATGTTAAACCTCACTTAGGACTTAACTCCTGGGGCAAAGAAGCAATTTTCTATTACGGCCTGGACCAAGACACTAAGAAATGGACGCAGCTGCAGACATACGGGGGCAAAATCGTTGAAAACTGTATTCAGGCAATAGCGAGGGACTGTCTTGCTGAAAGTTTAATCAGGCTATACGCAGCCGGTTATAAAGTTGTAATGCATGTACATGATGAATGTATTGCAGAAGTACCGGAGCACTCTGAGGCGGCACTGGAAGATATGATTAAAATAATGTGTGAGCCGATGCCATGGGCACCTGATTTACTACTTAAGGCTGATGGGTTCGTGACTAAATTCTATAAGAAGGAGTGA
- a CDS encoding DUF2815 family protein, with protein MSNNPTTITTGQARLSYVHLYQPYSAQPNQEPKYSVTILIPKTDIATKQRIDAAINAAITAAVAGKWNGARPPQISTPVQDGDGLRRNGEPFGQECKGHWVINASSKQQPPVCDLQLNPIINQTEVYSGMYARVSINFFGFFNSGNKGIGCGLNAVQKVADGEPLGNRVSVESAFGDTGFAAPQQFTQPVQQPVYTPPQPGGYIPPSNGAYYPPAGAPVQQQAIDPITGLPINGGIYGL; from the coding sequence ATGAGTAATAATCCAACAACAATAACAACAGGTCAAGCAAGATTAAGCTATGTGCATCTTTATCAGCCATATTCAGCTCAGCCCAACCAAGAGCCAAAGTATAGTGTAACTATTCTAATACCTAAAACAGACATAGCAACAAAGCAGAGAATCGACGCGGCTATTAATGCAGCTATCACCGCGGCTGTAGCTGGTAAGTGGAACGGGGCAAGACCTCCACAGATATCAACACCAGTGCAGGACGGTGACGGACTACGCAGGAATGGCGAGCCATTTGGCCAGGAGTGCAAAGGGCATTGGGTAATTAATGCATCATCAAAGCAACAACCGCCTGTGTGCGATCTGCAGCTCAATCCAATTATCAATCAGACAGAAGTATATAGCGGCATGTATGCCCGTGTAAGCATTAATTTCTTTGGTTTCTTCAACTCAGGTAACAAAGGCATAGGCTGCGGATTAAATGCAGTGCAGAAAGTAGCGGACGGTGAGCCATTAGGAAATAGGGTATCAGTAGAATCGGCATTTGGTGACACAGGATTTGCGGCACCGCAACAGTTTACACAGCCAGTACAGCAGCCAGTGTATACTCCTCCGCAGCCTGGTGGGTACATACCTCCATCAAACGGTGCTTATTACCCACCAGCAGGTGCACCAGTACAACAACAGGCTATTGATCCAATAACAGGGTTGCCGATTAATGGCGGAATATACGGATTATGA
- a CDS encoding DUF2800 domain-containing protein, translating into MPEQHALLSASGSHKWLHCTPSARLEEKMPEQESVYANEGRLAHEIGELKLKKQFTDPMGPKKYKSALKKLQENPLYQDEMDRYTDMYVEHIAGIIHSFTSPPYIAIEKRLDYSQYAPEGFGTGDCIIIGGNTLHVIDLKYGKGVPVSAKDNPQMKLYALGAFTEYSFLYQIEKISTTIIQPRLDNISNDVITIDELLKWGAAIAPTAQKAFFGEGEHVPGEWCRFCRAKALCRARADFNMALDTYKQINPALITNDEIGRILQKAKDLAAWAKDLEEYALSELLKGNQVEGWKAVEGRSNRRFINQDEAFAVVKANGIDEAMLYERKPITLTAVEKLLGEKRFNELLGNHVEKPKGSPTLATIEDKRSAYQTITLQEAFGN; encoded by the coding sequence ATGCCAGAACAACACGCGTTATTGTCGGCCAGCGGATCACACAAGTGGCTACACTGCACGCCGTCCGCAAGGCTGGAAGAAAAAATGCCAGAGCAGGAAAGTGTTTACGCAAATGAAGGCAGACTGGCCCATGAGATTGGGGAGCTAAAACTAAAGAAGCAATTCACCGATCCAATGGGGCCGAAGAAATACAAAAGTGCTTTAAAGAAGCTTCAGGAAAATCCATTGTACCAGGATGAAATGGACAGATACACAGACATGTATGTCGAACACATAGCTGGTATAATACACAGTTTTACGTCGCCGCCCTACATAGCAATTGAGAAAAGATTAGACTACAGCCAATATGCCCCGGAGGGATTTGGCACTGGTGACTGTATCATAATAGGCGGAAATACGCTTCATGTAATTGATCTTAAATATGGTAAGGGCGTGCCAGTATCGGCCAAAGATAACCCACAAATGAAGTTGTACGCACTTGGTGCATTTACAGAGTATTCGTTCCTATATCAGATAGAAAAAATTAGCACGACAATTATTCAGCCAAGGCTAGACAACATATCGAATGATGTAATAACAATTGATGAGCTATTAAAATGGGGTGCTGCAATAGCTCCCACAGCTCAAAAGGCGTTTTTCGGTGAAGGTGAACATGTACCGGGTGAATGGTGTAGGTTCTGTAGAGCTAAAGCCTTATGTAGGGCTCGAGCCGATTTCAATATGGCACTCGACACCTACAAGCAGATAAATCCAGCACTTATAACCAATGACGAGATTGGCCGGATACTACAGAAAGCAAAAGACCTGGCAGCCTGGGCGAAAGACTTGGAGGAATACGCACTTAGCGAATTACTAAAAGGTAATCAGGTTGAAGGATGGAAAGCAGTTGAGGGAAGAAGCAACAGGCGATTTATTAACCAGGATGAAGCTTTTGCGGTAGTAAAGGCAAACGGCATTGACGAGGCAATGTTATATGAGAGAAAACCGATCACATTAACAGCAGTGGAGAAGTTATTAGGCGAAAAGAGATTCAACGAGTTATTAGGTAATCACGTTGAAAAACCAAAGGGCAGTCCGACATTAGCTACAATTGAGGATAAGAGATCAGCATATCAAACGATCACATTACAAGAGGCATTTGGGAATTAA
- a CDS encoding ORF6N domain-containing protein, with the protein MTQLMKINSSEIAIKEYQGQRVVTFKEIDIVHQKKDSQSRKAFHRNKKHFVVNEDYFVLNKDEAGKQGFLAPNGLILLTESGYLMLAKTFEDELAWKIQKLLVNNYFRAPIAPLSPMKPRSNNEVIGYYKPITVKPELYQRVKELAASKGMNLNEVVEYMLSTPTSIVPRPSNEVKINYQIATLEALQNQKDITVSEVCEIARTIATLVSVNSELSGK; encoded by the coding sequence ATGACTCAATTAATGAAAATCAATAGTTCTGAAATAGCAATCAAAGAATATCAAGGCCAAAGAGTGGTAACTTTTAAGGAAATTGATATTGTGCATCAAAAGAAAGATAGTCAGTCTAGAAAAGCATTTCACAGAAACAAAAAACACTTTGTTGTGAATGAGGATTACTTCGTCCTCAATAAGGACGAAGCAGGAAAACAGGGCTTTTTAGCTCCTAATGGTTTGATTTTGTTAACAGAATCAGGGTATTTAATGCTCGCAAAAACCTTCGAGGATGAGCTGGCCTGGAAAATACAAAAGCTTTTAGTCAATAACTACTTTAGAGCCCCTATAGCTCCACTTTCTCCAATGAAGCCTAGATCCAACAATGAAGTTATAGGCTACTACAAACCAATAACGGTTAAGCCAGAACTGTATCAAAGAGTAAAAGAGTTGGCCGCATCAAAAGGCATGAACCTGAATGAAGTTGTAGAATACATGCTCAGCACCCCGACTTCAATAGTTCCAAGACCAAGTAATGAAGTAAAAATCAACTACCAAATAGCCACTCTCGAAGCCCTGCAGAATCAAAAGGATATAACAGTGTCTGAGGTTTGCGAAATAGCAAGAACAATTGCGACACTTGTAAGTGTTAACTCTGAACTATCAGGCAAATAA
- a CDS encoding helix-turn-helix transcriptional regulator has translation MGDFEKEMRKALIDKELTIKDLSKQLGISQAYLYDILKGNRPGAKHKEKIIQVLGLNVTIN, from the coding sequence ATGGGAGATTTTGAAAAGGAAATGAGAAAAGCACTTATAGACAAAGAGCTTACAATCAAAGATTTATCAAAGCAGTTGGGCATTTCTCAAGCGTACCTGTATGACATATTAAAAGGAAATAGACCAGGAGCTAAACATAAAGAAAAAATCATTCAGGTACTTGGACTAAATGTGACAATCAATTAA